The Coffea arabica cultivar ET-39 chromosome 3c, Coffea Arabica ET-39 HiFi, whole genome shotgun sequence genome contains a region encoding:
- the LOC113734597 gene encoding 2-methylene-furan-3-one reductase-like — translation MATSTPVNVPSKMKAWVYGQYGKPEDVLKLESEVDVPDVNDNQVLIKVVAASLNPVDFKRMYGEFKATDSPPPTVAGYDVAGVVVRVGSKVKEFKVGDEVYGDVHEHALNPKGCGTLAEYTAAEEKVLALKPKNLSFAEAASLPLAVETAYEGLESARLSACESVLVLGGAGGVGTFTIQLSKHVFGASKVAATCSAGKLELLKTLGADLAIDYKSNKYEDLPEKFDVVYDTVGEADRGIKALKEGGRVVTIVGGQSVVPPAFVFVVTSTGSVLTRLKPLIEEKKLKPVMDPKSPFPFSHTIEAFSHLQCGRATGKVVIYPIP, via the exons ATGGCAACTAGTACTCCAGTTAACGTCCCCTCCAAAATGAAGGCCTGGGTCTATGGCCAATATGGAAAACCCGAAGATGTCCTTAAATTGGAATCCGAGGTTGATGTTCCTGACGTAAATGATAACCAGGTCTTGATCAAAGTAGTTGCTGCGTCCCTGAATCCAGTCGACTTCAAACGCATGTATGGTGAATTCAAGGCCACTGATTCGCCTCCGCCG ACTGTAGCGGGATATGATGTGGCGGGCGTGGTGGTTAGAGTTGGAAGCAAAGTGAAGGAATTCAAGGTCGGGGATGAAGTATACGGAGACGTTCACGAGCATGCTTTGAACCCAAAGGGATGTGGGACACTGGCGGAGTACACTGCAGCGGAGGAAAAGGTATTAGCTTTGAAGCCCAAGAATCTGAGTTTTGCCGAGGCAGCTAGTCTTCCTCTTGCCGTTGAAACAGCATACGAGGGCCTTGAAAGCGCTAGGCTTTCAGCTTGTGAATCAGTTCTTGTCCTGGGTGGTGCTGGTGGAGTTGGAACTTTCACCATTCAG CTGTCAAAGCATGTGTTTGGTGCATCCAAAGTAGCAGCAACTTGTAGCGCTGGGAAACTGGAGTTACTTAAAACCTTAGGGGCTGATTTGGCTATCGACTACAAAAGCAACAAGTATGAAGATTTGCCAGAGAAATTTGACGTGGTATATGATACCGTTG GTGAGGCTGATAGGGGTATCAAGGCTTTAAAAGAAGGCGGAAGAGTGGTGACAATCGTGGGGGGCCAGTCGGTGGTTCCCCCTGCTTTCGTGTTTGTGGTCACTTCAACTGGTTCTGTCTTAACCAGACTCAAACCTCTCATAGAGGAGAAGAAGCTGAAGCCGGTGATGGACCCTAAAAGCCCTTTCCCATTCTCTCACACCATTGAAGCATTTTCCCATCTTCAATGTGGCAGAGCTACCGGCAAGGTGGTCATATATCCGATTCCATGA